The following proteins are encoded in a genomic region of Vidua macroura isolate BioBank_ID:100142 chromosome 10, ASM2450914v1, whole genome shotgun sequence:
- the MAP6D1 gene encoding MAP6 domain-containing protein 1 isoform X2, whose protein sequence is MAWPCISRVCCLARFWSQLDKSDLSVPLTIHNYSDIEEQEDGPPQRGGPPPRGSARPPAPARRPRDPAAGKPSSRRKSRAAAAEEPFAAETQYRRDFRAWPLPRRDDFPWVSASSGGGSGRDGAAPQPAPGRAACALPGSGGRPAVDGPEQLRPRLQADGGHTTSYRQEYRPWTGTKPSKPIKSKQGFIIPEDHFVQETSYKADFKAPSRILNV, encoded by the exons ATGGCCTGGCCCTGCATCAGCCGGGTGTGCTGCTTGGCCCGCTTCTGGAGCCAGCTAGACAAGTCCGACCTCTCGGTGCCGCTCACCATCCACAACTACTCGGACATCGAGGAGCAGGAGGACGGGCCGCCCCAGCGCGGCGGGCCCCCTCCGCGGGGCAGCGctcgcccgcccgccccggcgcgCCGCCCGCGCGACCCCGCCGCCGGGAAGCCGAGCAGCCGCAGGAAGAGCCGGGCGGCCGCCGCCGAAGAGCCCTTCGCGGCGGAGACCCAGTACCGGCGGGACTTCAGAGCGTGGCCCCTCCCGAGGAGGGACGACTTCCCCTGGGTCAGCGCCAGtagcggcggcggcagcgggaggGACGGGGCCGCCCCCCAGCCCGCCCCGGGACGCGCCGCCTGCGCCCTGCCCGGCAGCGGCGGGAGACCGGCGGTCGACGGCCCCGAGCAGCTCCGGCCGCGCTTGCAGGCGGACGGCGGCCACACCACCTCCTACAG GCAAGAGTATCGCCCATGGACTGGAACAAAACCATCCAAGCCTATAAAGTCAAAACAAGGCTTCATTATCCCAGAAGATCATTTTGTTCAAGAGACAAGCTACAAGGCAGACTTTAAG
- the PARL gene encoding presenilins-associated rhomboid-like protein, mitochondrial, with product MAWRCWARAGGPRPHRLALLLLQPRRGFRRVRPRPEEPPAAAAEARPVQPPPRRSLCPPSPTTAAGRPSPRRLMKPLLFTVGFTGSAFGSAAIWQYESLKSRVQTYFEEARADWMDKMRPQKRGDFRKQVNSWWNSLTEGQRTVTGIIAANVFVFCLWRLPGMRRIMFTYFTSNPSSRALCSPMLLSTFSHFSLFHMAANMYVLWSFSSSIVSLLGCEQFIAVYLSAGVISTFVSYVAKMATGRFEPSLGASGAIMTVLAAVCTKMPEAKLAIILLPMFTFTAGSALKAIIAFDTAGLALGWRLFDHAAHLGGALFGMWYMTYGHELIWKNREPLVKAWHEMRTKNTGKGGGGRSN from the exons ATGGCGTGGCGGTGCTGGGCCCGCGCCGGGGGTCCGCGGCCGCACAG gctggcgctgctgctgctgcagccgcGGCGGGGTTTCCGCCGGGTGCGGCCGCGGCCCGAGGAGCCCCCGGCAGCCGCCGCCGAGGCGCGGCCCGTCCAGCCGCCCCCGCGCCGCAGCCTCTGCCCGCCGTCGCCCACCACGGCCGCCGGCCGCCCCTCGCCGCGCCGCCTGATGAAGCCGCTCCTGTTCACCGTAGGG TTCACAGGCTCGGCCTTCGGCTCCGCCGCCATCTGGCAGTACGAGTCGCTCAAGTCGCGCGTCCAGACCTACTTTGAGGAAGCTCGAGCGGACTGGATGGATAAAATGCGGCCGCAGAAGAGAGGCGACTTCAGAAAGCAG GTTAACAGCTGGTGGAATAGCCTGACTGAGGGTCAGCGGACTGTGACAG GTATTATAGCTGCAAATGTCTTTGTATTCTGTTTGTGGAGACTGCCTGGCATGCGACGGATTATGTTTACATATTTCACCTCAAATCCATCGTCCA GAGCCCTGTGTTCTCCCATGCTGCTCTCTACGTTTAGTCACTTCTCTCTCTTCCACATGGCAGCAAATATGTATGTTCTATggagcttttccagcagcattGTCTCtcttctgggctgtgagcagtTCATTGCAGTATATCTTTCTGCTG ggGTTATCTCCACTTTTGTCAGTTATGTTGCTAAAATGGCCACAGGAAGGTTTGAACCATCCCTTGGAGCT TCAGGAGCTATAATGACTGTCCTTGCAGCCGTGTGTACGAAGATGCCAGAAGCAAAACTGGCCATCATACTTCTTCCGATGTTCACATTTACAGCAGGAAGT GCTTTAAAAGCCATAATTGCATTTGACACTGCAGGGCTTGCTTTAGGCTGGAGACTTTTTGACCATGCTGCACACCTTGGGGGAGCTCTCTTTGGAAT GTGGTACATGACCTATGGCCATGAGCTCATATGGAAGAACAGAGAACCACTGGTGAAAGCTTGGCATGAAATGAGGACAAAGAACACAGGAAAGGGAGGAGGTGGAAGATCTAACTGA